In Populus trichocarpa isolate Nisqually-1 chromosome 16, P.trichocarpa_v4.1, whole genome shotgun sequence, a genomic segment contains:
- the LOC7486498 gene encoding uncharacterized protein LOC7486498 isoform X2 yields MGKNLEHHSSSVSIENNHPGCMWSILHVLKYHHWRYIKKKLHHKSGGNRKHAKWDGNPGNILTDSKVGGTPQSNNTGNHHSTVIDKKTQFTSATKASVKSRIKSRISDELSKRKGRHCRSSTYPIRSPMMQTDSFRHTELSDEDLVSDIRLSDGCLTIAEEPTSSTTKLLDPSVPTSLEDYNREDCGPMLTSNHLGHNQVDMTEKELIENHSLLQENSNDKRQKSVHVKGLSTDASAQQSKEILDALDMINIDKDILKIFLQDLTNPLAHYMHHHYTFTTKMGYSVSFPLPGSSYGIGSGARTGKQKQEGLEKLQAGSHTQKSVEPKYREYIRSKSMPSIAAANSALGSSHRIKNHAQNQVVVKHFKNLKQKIRHAIKESKNEKHRITMDAILHKIPHGHRFSKNLERIGVDNMMDHFMSRDGKDSPKSSYDYDHSLPSTSNSELYCISRTVSFSESLDRYCQLYDSSFNKEAKQHFPETLKMKAEDGVSFQMGAAKSMRRIFSLPDLKSFPYCCEDSSGSFPVSQVRTMTDDTLSTRGNFCEQNSLSHPTASEQFLGVDTKNHVRGNNVESESDSVIGDELGTILVSNVETHANCTLVSDDLSNLMTVDKQDILSPTETITEVVELTTLPVPDSKLQDETTRHANIFVAEDLNYSKNNLAECSMDTLTMTVTEVGIEKIDFLSNILNNDSHPFQVDAKDKAEFDYVKDVLTLSGFTGNELLGTWNSDDQPVHHSIFEEAEGCMLLDPECCGNEGGNCHHLLLFDLINEVLMEIYANSYTYYPVPLSSLSHVRPMPVGRHVLEEVWTNISWYLSSTTEGDHSLDHALSRDLAKRDGWMNLQYDTECAGLELEDLIFEDLLEEILCA; encoded by the exons ATGGGAAAGAACTTGGAGCACCATTCTTCAAGTGTTTCTATTGAGAATAATCATCCAGGATGCATGTGGAGCATACTTCATGTACTCAAGTACCATCATTGGCGATATATTAAGAAAAAGCTTCACCACAAGAGTGGTGGTAACAGGAAACATGCCAAGT GGGATGGAAATCCAGGAAATATTTTAACTGATTCTAAGGTTGGTGGAACCCCTCAGAGCAACAACACTGGAAATCACCATTCAACA GTTATTGATAAGAAGACACAATTCACTTCAGCCACCAAAGCTTCTGTCAAATCTCGAATAAAATCTAGAATTTCTGATGAGCTTTCCAAAAGGAAGGGCCGACATTGCCGAAGCTCAACTTACCCTATAAGATCACCCATGATGCAAACTGATTCCTTTCGCCATACAGAACTGTCAGATGAGGATCTCGTTTCTGATATAAGATTAAGTGATGGGTGTCTCACAATTGCTGAAGAACCAACCTCTTCCACCACCAAATTACTGGATCCATCGGTACCAACATCCTTGGAGGATTACAATCGTGAAGATTGTGGCCCCATGCTCACTAGTAATCACCTTGGACATAACCAGGTTGATATGACTGAAAAGGAACTAATTGAGAATCACTCTCTTCTTCAGGAAAATTCAAATGATAAAAGGCAGAAATCAGTACATGTAAAGGGTCTCAGCACGGATGCTTCAGCCCAACAATCAAAAGAGATTTTGGATGCACTAGATATGATCAACATAGAcaaggatattttaaaaatctttttacaaGATTTGACGAATCCTTTGGCTCATTACATGCACCATCACTATACATTCACCACTAAAATGGGATATTCTGTCTCATTTCCTTTACCGGGTTCATCATATGGAATAGGTTCTGGAGCAAGAACAGGCAAGCAGAAGCAGGAGGGCCTGGAGAAGTTGCAAGCAGGTAGCCATACACAAAAGTCTGTTGAGCCCAAGTATAGAGAATATATACGTTCAAAGTCAATGCCATCAATAGCTGCTGCAAATTCCGCTTTGGGTTCATCCCACCGAATTAAGAATCATGCCCAGAATCAAGTGGTTGTTAAGCATTTCAAGAATCTCAAGCAAAAAATAAGGCATGCTATTAAAGAGAGCAAAAATGAGAAACATAGAATAACCATGGATGCAATCCTTCACAAGATTCCTCATGGCCACAGGTTTTCCAAGAACTTGGAAAGGATTGGTGTTGATAATATGATGGATCATTTCATGAGTAGAGATGGTAAAGACAGTCCCAAAAGTAGCTATGATTATGATCACTCTCTTCCTTCTACCAGCAATAGTGAATTATACTGCATCAGCAGAACAGTATCATTCAGCGAATCACTGGACAGATATTGCCAGTTGTATGATTCTAGCTTTAACAAAGAAGCAAAACAACATTTCCCTGAGACATTAAAGATGAAAGCAGAAGATGGGGTTTCATTTCAAATGGGCGCCGCAAAATCCATGAGAAGGATTTTTTCCTTGCCAGACCTCAAATCTTTTCCCTATTGCTGTGAGGATTCTTCTGGTTCCTTCCCAGTAAGTCAAGTTAGAACCATGACGGATGACACTTTGAGCACAAGAGGTAATTTCTGTGAACAAAACAGTCTCAGTCATCCTACAGCTTCCGAGCAATTCTTGGGAGTAGACACTAAAAATCATGTAAGAGGGAATAATGTGGAGAGTGAATCAGATTCAGTTATTGGTGATGAATTGGGTACGATATTGGTTTCAAATGTTGAGACACATGCCAACTGCACTTTAGTTAGTGATGACTTGAGCAACTTGATGACAGTGGATAAGCAGGATATTCTTTCCCCAACTGAAACTATTACTGAAGTGGTAGAACTGACTACTCTGCCTGTGCCTGACTCTAAACTTCAGGATGAGACAACCAGGCATGCAAACATTTTTGTTGCAGAAG ATCTTAATTATTCGAAGAACAATCTAGCAGAATGCAGCATGGATACACTTACAATGACAGTGACCGAGGTTGGAATtgagaaaatagattttttaagcAACATCTTGAATAATGATAGTCATCCattccaagttgatgccaaagACAAAGCCGAATTTGATTATGTCAAGGACGTACTGACGTTGTCTGGTTTCACTGGGAATGAGTTGCTTGGAACATGGAATTCTGATGACCAACCAGTACATCATTCCATTTTTGAAGAAGCAGAAGGTTGTATGCTCCTAGATCCTGAGTGCTGTGGAAATGAAGGTGGCAACTGTCATCACCTGCTATTGTTTGATCTAATCAATGAGGTACTAATGGAGATTTATGCAAACTCGTACACTTATTATCCAGTGCCGTTGTCTTCTCTTTCGCATGTCCGTCCAATGCCTGTAGGACGCCACGTCCTAGAGGAGGTCTGGACAAATATAAGCTGGTATTTAAGCTCAACTACTGAGGGTGACCACTCATTAGATCATGCTTTAAGTAGAGATTTAGCGAAGCGTGATGGTTGGATGAATCTGCAATATGATACAGAATGTGCGGGGCTTGAATTGGAGGACTTGATTTTTGAAGATCTTTTGGAGGAAATTCTTTGCGCTTGA
- the LOC7486498 gene encoding uncharacterized protein LOC7486498 isoform X5 — MGKNLEHHSSSVSIENNHPGCMWSILHVLKYHHWRYIKKKLHHKSGGNRKHAKWDGNPGNILTDSKVGGTPQSNNTGNHHSTENSNDKRQKSVHVKGLSTDASAQQSKEILDALDMINIDKDILKIFLQDLTNPLAHYMHHHYTFTTKMGYSVSFPLPGSSYGIGSGARTGKQKQEGLEKLQAGSHTQKSVEPKYREYIRSKSMPSIAAANSALGSSHRIKNHAQNQVVVKHFKNLKQKIRHAIKESKNEKHRITMDAILHKIPHGHRFSKNLERIGVDNMMDHFMSRDGKDSPKSSYDYDHSLPSTSNSELYCISRTVSFSESLDRYCQLYDSSFNKEAKQHFPETLKMKAEDGVSFQMGAAKSMRRIFSLPDLKSFPYCCEDSSGSFPVSQVRTMTDDTLSTRGNFCEQNSLSHPTASEQFLGVDTKNHVRGNNVESESDSVIGDELGTILVSNVETHANCTLVSDDLSNLMTVDKQDILSPTETITEVVELTTLPVPDSKLQDETTRHANIFVAEDLNYSKNNLAECSMDTLTMTVTEVGIEKIDFLSNILNNDSHPFQVDAKDKAEFDYVKDVLTLSGFTGNELLGTWNSDDQPVHHSIFEEAEGCMLLDPECCGNEGGNCHHLLLFDLINEVLMEIYANSYTYYPVPLSSLSHVRPMPVGRHVLEEVWTNISWYLSSTTEGDHSLDHALSRDLAKRDGWMNLQYDTECAGLELEDLIFEDLLEEILCA; from the exons ATGGGAAAGAACTTGGAGCACCATTCTTCAAGTGTTTCTATTGAGAATAATCATCCAGGATGCATGTGGAGCATACTTCATGTACTCAAGTACCATCATTGGCGATATATTAAGAAAAAGCTTCACCACAAGAGTGGTGGTAACAGGAAACATGCCAAGT GGGATGGAAATCCAGGAAATATTTTAACTGATTCTAAGGTTGGTGGAACCCCTCAGAGCAACAACACTGGAAATCACCATTCAACA GAAAATTCAAATGATAAAAGGCAGAAATCAGTACATGTAAAGGGTCTCAGCACGGATGCTTCAGCCCAACAATCAAAAGAGATTTTGGATGCACTAGATATGATCAACATAGAcaaggatattttaaaaatctttttacaaGATTTGACGAATCCTTTGGCTCATTACATGCACCATCACTATACATTCACCACTAAAATGGGATATTCTGTCTCATTTCCTTTACCGGGTTCATCATATGGAATAGGTTCTGGAGCAAGAACAGGCAAGCAGAAGCAGGAGGGCCTGGAGAAGTTGCAAGCAGGTAGCCATACACAAAAGTCTGTTGAGCCCAAGTATAGAGAATATATACGTTCAAAGTCAATGCCATCAATAGCTGCTGCAAATTCCGCTTTGGGTTCATCCCACCGAATTAAGAATCATGCCCAGAATCAAGTGGTTGTTAAGCATTTCAAGAATCTCAAGCAAAAAATAAGGCATGCTATTAAAGAGAGCAAAAATGAGAAACATAGAATAACCATGGATGCAATCCTTCACAAGATTCCTCATGGCCACAGGTTTTCCAAGAACTTGGAAAGGATTGGTGTTGATAATATGATGGATCATTTCATGAGTAGAGATGGTAAAGACAGTCCCAAAAGTAGCTATGATTATGATCACTCTCTTCCTTCTACCAGCAATAGTGAATTATACTGCATCAGCAGAACAGTATCATTCAGCGAATCACTGGACAGATATTGCCAGTTGTATGATTCTAGCTTTAACAAAGAAGCAAAACAACATTTCCCTGAGACATTAAAGATGAAAGCAGAAGATGGGGTTTCATTTCAAATGGGCGCCGCAAAATCCATGAGAAGGATTTTTTCCTTGCCAGACCTCAAATCTTTTCCCTATTGCTGTGAGGATTCTTCTGGTTCCTTCCCAGTAAGTCAAGTTAGAACCATGACGGATGACACTTTGAGCACAAGAGGTAATTTCTGTGAACAAAACAGTCTCAGTCATCCTACAGCTTCCGAGCAATTCTTGGGAGTAGACACTAAAAATCATGTAAGAGGGAATAATGTGGAGAGTGAATCAGATTCAGTTATTGGTGATGAATTGGGTACGATATTGGTTTCAAATGTTGAGACACATGCCAACTGCACTTTAGTTAGTGATGACTTGAGCAACTTGATGACAGTGGATAAGCAGGATATTCTTTCCCCAACTGAAACTATTACTGAAGTGGTAGAACTGACTACTCTGCCTGTGCCTGACTCTAAACTTCAGGATGAGACAACCAGGCATGCAAACATTTTTGTTGCAGAAG ATCTTAATTATTCGAAGAACAATCTAGCAGAATGCAGCATGGATACACTTACAATGACAGTGACCGAGGTTGGAATtgagaaaatagattttttaagcAACATCTTGAATAATGATAGTCATCCattccaagttgatgccaaagACAAAGCCGAATTTGATTATGTCAAGGACGTACTGACGTTGTCTGGTTTCACTGGGAATGAGTTGCTTGGAACATGGAATTCTGATGACCAACCAGTACATCATTCCATTTTTGAAGAAGCAGAAGGTTGTATGCTCCTAGATCCTGAGTGCTGTGGAAATGAAGGTGGCAACTGTCATCACCTGCTATTGTTTGATCTAATCAATGAGGTACTAATGGAGATTTATGCAAACTCGTACACTTATTATCCAGTGCCGTTGTCTTCTCTTTCGCATGTCCGTCCAATGCCTGTAGGACGCCACGTCCTAGAGGAGGTCTGGACAAATATAAGCTGGTATTTAAGCTCAACTACTGAGGGTGACCACTCATTAGATCATGCTTTAAGTAGAGATTTAGCGAAGCGTGATGGTTGGATGAATCTGCAATATGATACAGAATGTGCGGGGCTTGAATTGGAGGACTTGATTTTTGAAGATCTTTTGGAGGAAATTCTTTGCGCTTGA
- the LOC7486498 gene encoding uncharacterized protein LOC7486498 isoform X1, whose amino-acid sequence MFCHCLLFSVFKLLSYPAYSLSIANNKCMGFVSKFKFSFQRFDELVVIYHPSQAGPKEETCDLWERTWSTILQVFLLRIIIQDACGAYFMYSSTIIGDILRKSFTTRVVVTGNMPSVRDGNPGNILTDSKVGGTPQSNNTGNHHSTVIDKKTQFTSATKASVKSRIKSRISDELSKRKGRHCRSSTYPIRSPMMQTDSFRHTELSDEDLVSDIRLSDGCLTIAEEPTSSTTKLLDPSVPTSLEDYNREDCGPMLTSNHLGHNQVDMTEKELIENHSLLQENSNDKRQKSVHVKGLSTDASAQQSKEILDALDMINIDKDILKIFLQDLTNPLAHYMHHHYTFTTKMGYSVSFPLPGSSYGIGSGARTGKQKQEGLEKLQAGSHTQKSVEPKYREYIRSKSMPSIAAANSALGSSHRIKNHAQNQVVVKHFKNLKQKIRHAIKESKNEKHRITMDAILHKIPHGHRFSKNLERIGVDNMMDHFMSRDGKDSPKSSYDYDHSLPSTSNSELYCISRTVSFSESLDRYCQLYDSSFNKEAKQHFPETLKMKAEDGVSFQMGAAKSMRRIFSLPDLKSFPYCCEDSSGSFPVSQVRTMTDDTLSTRGNFCEQNSLSHPTASEQFLGVDTKNHVRGNNVESESDSVIGDELGTILVSNVETHANCTLVSDDLSNLMTVDKQDILSPTETITEVVELTTLPVPDSKLQDETTRHANIFVAEDLNYSKNNLAECSMDTLTMTVTEVGIEKIDFLSNILNNDSHPFQVDAKDKAEFDYVKDVLTLSGFTGNELLGTWNSDDQPVHHSIFEEAEGCMLLDPECCGNEGGNCHHLLLFDLINEVLMEIYANSYTYYPVPLSSLSHVRPMPVGRHVLEEVWTNISWYLSSTTEGDHSLDHALSRDLAKRDGWMNLQYDTECAGLELEDLIFEDLLEEILCA is encoded by the exons ATGTTTTGCCATTGCCTTCTTTTCTCTGTCTTTAAG CTTCTATCGTACCCCGCTTATTCTCTCTCCATAGCTAATAACAAATGCATGGGTTTCGTTTCAAAGTTTAAGTTCTCCTTCCAAAG GTTTGATGAGCTTGTAGTTATTTATCATCCAAGCCAAGCTGGTCCAAAGGAAGAAACTTGTGACCTATGGGAAAGAACTTGGAGCACCATTCTTCAAGTGTTTCTATTGAGAATAATCATCCAGGATGCATGTGGAGCATACTTCATGTACTCAAGTACCATCATTGGCGATATATTAAGAAAAAGCTTCACCACAAGAGTGGTGGTAACAGGAAACATGCCAAGTGTAC GGGATGGAAATCCAGGAAATATTTTAACTGATTCTAAGGTTGGTGGAACCCCTCAGAGCAACAACACTGGAAATCACCATTCAACA GTTATTGATAAGAAGACACAATTCACTTCAGCCACCAAAGCTTCTGTCAAATCTCGAATAAAATCTAGAATTTCTGATGAGCTTTCCAAAAGGAAGGGCCGACATTGCCGAAGCTCAACTTACCCTATAAGATCACCCATGATGCAAACTGATTCCTTTCGCCATACAGAACTGTCAGATGAGGATCTCGTTTCTGATATAAGATTAAGTGATGGGTGTCTCACAATTGCTGAAGAACCAACCTCTTCCACCACCAAATTACTGGATCCATCGGTACCAACATCCTTGGAGGATTACAATCGTGAAGATTGTGGCCCCATGCTCACTAGTAATCACCTTGGACATAACCAGGTTGATATGACTGAAAAGGAACTAATTGAGAATCACTCTCTTCTTCAGGAAAATTCAAATGATAAAAGGCAGAAATCAGTACATGTAAAGGGTCTCAGCACGGATGCTTCAGCCCAACAATCAAAAGAGATTTTGGATGCACTAGATATGATCAACATAGAcaaggatattttaaaaatctttttacaaGATTTGACGAATCCTTTGGCTCATTACATGCACCATCACTATACATTCACCACTAAAATGGGATATTCTGTCTCATTTCCTTTACCGGGTTCATCATATGGAATAGGTTCTGGAGCAAGAACAGGCAAGCAGAAGCAGGAGGGCCTGGAGAAGTTGCAAGCAGGTAGCCATACACAAAAGTCTGTTGAGCCCAAGTATAGAGAATATATACGTTCAAAGTCAATGCCATCAATAGCTGCTGCAAATTCCGCTTTGGGTTCATCCCACCGAATTAAGAATCATGCCCAGAATCAAGTGGTTGTTAAGCATTTCAAGAATCTCAAGCAAAAAATAAGGCATGCTATTAAAGAGAGCAAAAATGAGAAACATAGAATAACCATGGATGCAATCCTTCACAAGATTCCTCATGGCCACAGGTTTTCCAAGAACTTGGAAAGGATTGGTGTTGATAATATGATGGATCATTTCATGAGTAGAGATGGTAAAGACAGTCCCAAAAGTAGCTATGATTATGATCACTCTCTTCCTTCTACCAGCAATAGTGAATTATACTGCATCAGCAGAACAGTATCATTCAGCGAATCACTGGACAGATATTGCCAGTTGTATGATTCTAGCTTTAACAAAGAAGCAAAACAACATTTCCCTGAGACATTAAAGATGAAAGCAGAAGATGGGGTTTCATTTCAAATGGGCGCCGCAAAATCCATGAGAAGGATTTTTTCCTTGCCAGACCTCAAATCTTTTCCCTATTGCTGTGAGGATTCTTCTGGTTCCTTCCCAGTAAGTCAAGTTAGAACCATGACGGATGACACTTTGAGCACAAGAGGTAATTTCTGTGAACAAAACAGTCTCAGTCATCCTACAGCTTCCGAGCAATTCTTGGGAGTAGACACTAAAAATCATGTAAGAGGGAATAATGTGGAGAGTGAATCAGATTCAGTTATTGGTGATGAATTGGGTACGATATTGGTTTCAAATGTTGAGACACATGCCAACTGCACTTTAGTTAGTGATGACTTGAGCAACTTGATGACAGTGGATAAGCAGGATATTCTTTCCCCAACTGAAACTATTACTGAAGTGGTAGAACTGACTACTCTGCCTGTGCCTGACTCTAAACTTCAGGATGAGACAACCAGGCATGCAAACATTTTTGTTGCAGAAG ATCTTAATTATTCGAAGAACAATCTAGCAGAATGCAGCATGGATACACTTACAATGACAGTGACCGAGGTTGGAATtgagaaaatagattttttaagcAACATCTTGAATAATGATAGTCATCCattccaagttgatgccaaagACAAAGCCGAATTTGATTATGTCAAGGACGTACTGACGTTGTCTGGTTTCACTGGGAATGAGTTGCTTGGAACATGGAATTCTGATGACCAACCAGTACATCATTCCATTTTTGAAGAAGCAGAAGGTTGTATGCTCCTAGATCCTGAGTGCTGTGGAAATGAAGGTGGCAACTGTCATCACCTGCTATTGTTTGATCTAATCAATGAGGTACTAATGGAGATTTATGCAAACTCGTACACTTATTATCCAGTGCCGTTGTCTTCTCTTTCGCATGTCCGTCCAATGCCTGTAGGACGCCACGTCCTAGAGGAGGTCTGGACAAATATAAGCTGGTATTTAAGCTCAACTACTGAGGGTGACCACTCATTAGATCATGCTTTAAGTAGAGATTTAGCGAAGCGTGATGGTTGGATGAATCTGCAATATGATACAGAATGTGCGGGGCTTGAATTGGAGGACTTGATTTTTGAAGATCTTTTGGAGGAAATTCTTTGCGCTTGA
- the LOC7486498 gene encoding uncharacterized protein LOC7486498 isoform X3, whose translation MFCHCLLFSVFKLLSYPAYSLSIANNKCMGFVSKFKFSFQRFDELVVIYHPSQAGPKEETCDLWERTWSTILQVFLLRIIIQDACGAYFMYSSTIIGDILRKSFTTRVVVTGNMPSVRDGNPGNILTDSKVGGTPQSNNTGNHHSTENSNDKRQKSVHVKGLSTDASAQQSKEILDALDMINIDKDILKIFLQDLTNPLAHYMHHHYTFTTKMGYSVSFPLPGSSYGIGSGARTGKQKQEGLEKLQAGSHTQKSVEPKYREYIRSKSMPSIAAANSALGSSHRIKNHAQNQVVVKHFKNLKQKIRHAIKESKNEKHRITMDAILHKIPHGHRFSKNLERIGVDNMMDHFMSRDGKDSPKSSYDYDHSLPSTSNSELYCISRTVSFSESLDRYCQLYDSSFNKEAKQHFPETLKMKAEDGVSFQMGAAKSMRRIFSLPDLKSFPYCCEDSSGSFPVSQVRTMTDDTLSTRGNFCEQNSLSHPTASEQFLGVDTKNHVRGNNVESESDSVIGDELGTILVSNVETHANCTLVSDDLSNLMTVDKQDILSPTETITEVVELTTLPVPDSKLQDETTRHANIFVAEDLNYSKNNLAECSMDTLTMTVTEVGIEKIDFLSNILNNDSHPFQVDAKDKAEFDYVKDVLTLSGFTGNELLGTWNSDDQPVHHSIFEEAEGCMLLDPECCGNEGGNCHHLLLFDLINEVLMEIYANSYTYYPVPLSSLSHVRPMPVGRHVLEEVWTNISWYLSSTTEGDHSLDHALSRDLAKRDGWMNLQYDTECAGLELEDLIFEDLLEEILCA comes from the exons ATGTTTTGCCATTGCCTTCTTTTCTCTGTCTTTAAG CTTCTATCGTACCCCGCTTATTCTCTCTCCATAGCTAATAACAAATGCATGGGTTTCGTTTCAAAGTTTAAGTTCTCCTTCCAAAG GTTTGATGAGCTTGTAGTTATTTATCATCCAAGCCAAGCTGGTCCAAAGGAAGAAACTTGTGACCTATGGGAAAGAACTTGGAGCACCATTCTTCAAGTGTTTCTATTGAGAATAATCATCCAGGATGCATGTGGAGCATACTTCATGTACTCAAGTACCATCATTGGCGATATATTAAGAAAAAGCTTCACCACAAGAGTGGTGGTAACAGGAAACATGCCAAGTGTAC GGGATGGAAATCCAGGAAATATTTTAACTGATTCTAAGGTTGGTGGAACCCCTCAGAGCAACAACACTGGAAATCACCATTCAACA GAAAATTCAAATGATAAAAGGCAGAAATCAGTACATGTAAAGGGTCTCAGCACGGATGCTTCAGCCCAACAATCAAAAGAGATTTTGGATGCACTAGATATGATCAACATAGAcaaggatattttaaaaatctttttacaaGATTTGACGAATCCTTTGGCTCATTACATGCACCATCACTATACATTCACCACTAAAATGGGATATTCTGTCTCATTTCCTTTACCGGGTTCATCATATGGAATAGGTTCTGGAGCAAGAACAGGCAAGCAGAAGCAGGAGGGCCTGGAGAAGTTGCAAGCAGGTAGCCATACACAAAAGTCTGTTGAGCCCAAGTATAGAGAATATATACGTTCAAAGTCAATGCCATCAATAGCTGCTGCAAATTCCGCTTTGGGTTCATCCCACCGAATTAAGAATCATGCCCAGAATCAAGTGGTTGTTAAGCATTTCAAGAATCTCAAGCAAAAAATAAGGCATGCTATTAAAGAGAGCAAAAATGAGAAACATAGAATAACCATGGATGCAATCCTTCACAAGATTCCTCATGGCCACAGGTTTTCCAAGAACTTGGAAAGGATTGGTGTTGATAATATGATGGATCATTTCATGAGTAGAGATGGTAAAGACAGTCCCAAAAGTAGCTATGATTATGATCACTCTCTTCCTTCTACCAGCAATAGTGAATTATACTGCATCAGCAGAACAGTATCATTCAGCGAATCACTGGACAGATATTGCCAGTTGTATGATTCTAGCTTTAACAAAGAAGCAAAACAACATTTCCCTGAGACATTAAAGATGAAAGCAGAAGATGGGGTTTCATTTCAAATGGGCGCCGCAAAATCCATGAGAAGGATTTTTTCCTTGCCAGACCTCAAATCTTTTCCCTATTGCTGTGAGGATTCTTCTGGTTCCTTCCCAGTAAGTCAAGTTAGAACCATGACGGATGACACTTTGAGCACAAGAGGTAATTTCTGTGAACAAAACAGTCTCAGTCATCCTACAGCTTCCGAGCAATTCTTGGGAGTAGACACTAAAAATCATGTAAGAGGGAATAATGTGGAGAGTGAATCAGATTCAGTTATTGGTGATGAATTGGGTACGATATTGGTTTCAAATGTTGAGACACATGCCAACTGCACTTTAGTTAGTGATGACTTGAGCAACTTGATGACAGTGGATAAGCAGGATATTCTTTCCCCAACTGAAACTATTACTGAAGTGGTAGAACTGACTACTCTGCCTGTGCCTGACTCTAAACTTCAGGATGAGACAACCAGGCATGCAAACATTTTTGTTGCAGAAG ATCTTAATTATTCGAAGAACAATCTAGCAGAATGCAGCATGGATACACTTACAATGACAGTGACCGAGGTTGGAATtgagaaaatagattttttaagcAACATCTTGAATAATGATAGTCATCCattccaagttgatgccaaagACAAAGCCGAATTTGATTATGTCAAGGACGTACTGACGTTGTCTGGTTTCACTGGGAATGAGTTGCTTGGAACATGGAATTCTGATGACCAACCAGTACATCATTCCATTTTTGAAGAAGCAGAAGGTTGTATGCTCCTAGATCCTGAGTGCTGTGGAAATGAAGGTGGCAACTGTCATCACCTGCTATTGTTTGATCTAATCAATGAGGTACTAATGGAGATTTATGCAAACTCGTACACTTATTATCCAGTGCCGTTGTCTTCTCTTTCGCATGTCCGTCCAATGCCTGTAGGACGCCACGTCCTAGAGGAGGTCTGGACAAATATAAGCTGGTATTTAAGCTCAACTACTGAGGGTGACCACTCATTAGATCATGCTTTAAGTAGAGATTTAGCGAAGCGTGATGGTTGGATGAATCTGCAATATGATACAGAATGTGCGGGGCTTGAATTGGAGGACTTGATTTTTGAAGATCTTTTGGAGGAAATTCTTTGCGCTTGA